Proteins encoded by one window of Polaribacter haliotis:
- a CDS encoding LacI family DNA-binding transcriptional regulator, producing the protein MKQKITIKTIAKELGVSTSTVSKALKDSHEISKETKDKIQAYANLYNYKPNNLALQLRNQKTKVIGVI; encoded by the coding sequence ATGAAGCAAAAAATTACAATTAAAACAATCGCAAAAGAATTAGGGGTATCTACTTCTACTGTTTCTAAAGCTTTAAAAGATAGCCATGAAATTAGTAAAGAAACTAAAGATAAAATTCAGGCATATGCCAATCTTTACAACTATAAACCCAATAATTTAGCACTACAACTTCGAAATCAAAAAACAAAAGTAATTGGAGTAATTTGA